Proteins encoded together in one Candidatus Acetothermia bacterium window:
- a CDS encoding molybdopterin-dependent oxidoreductase, which translates to MRRSLLAVVLVALAVGAWAQAVLVQVGDRSLAVDLADDLWPTLSGTVRYQGPTLSPNDPNWKPAHSYRGIPLAPLVEALGGMQEGDLLHVIAVDGYTKALPRAVVTGQSPLGTPILAFERDGVRIPAWEEGPELVFLPADGAVSNEDMLAALGERAHFFQGLPSTTGLLVKAVQWLVVNWDASFAALPAVGAWPEEATVTVASTEERTYTMRELETHFAAVTGPGTFVNRVGREIGARYTGIPLADLLGPWPPDTEVEAVAADGYRMRYRYGDLVEQDWIWILAFKQDGVYLPFDPGYFRLVKVGPGNPRFESARSARMVIRVEVHGTYESYTLRLQGQVERTFTRAELEAGVGCPCHARTVTATRNGEAHAYSGLPLWRLLAYVDDDRFPPAELGIHYDDADFNDALAAGGYTVEIRAADGFSQRIPVRYLARDDRYILALQVDGRFLAAADGGPLLLVWDDAAPVPEGLRRVKWVAEIVIRPD; encoded by the coding sequence CGGGGACCGATCCCTGGCCGTGGACCTGGCCGACGACCTGTGGCCGACCCTATCGGGCACCGTGCGCTATCAAGGGCCGACCTTGTCCCCGAATGACCCCAACTGGAAACCCGCCCACAGCTACCGGGGGATCCCCCTCGCCCCCCTCGTCGAGGCCCTGGGCGGGATGCAGGAGGGCGACCTCCTCCATGTCATCGCCGTGGACGGCTACACCAAGGCCTTGCCCCGGGCGGTGGTGACGGGCCAGTCCCCGTTGGGAACACCGATCCTCGCGTTCGAGCGTGACGGGGTGAGGATTCCAGCGTGGGAGGAGGGGCCGGAGCTCGTGTTCCTCCCGGCGGACGGCGCAGTGTCCAACGAGGACATGCTCGCCGCCCTCGGCGAACGGGCCCACTTCTTCCAGGGCCTTCCCTCCACCACTGGGCTGTTGGTGAAAGCCGTGCAGTGGCTCGTGGTGAATTGGGACGCAAGCTTTGCGGCCCTGCCCGCCGTCGGGGCTTGGCCGGAGGAGGCCACGGTCACCGTGGCCTCCACGGAGGAGCGCACCTACACGATGCGGGAACTGGAGACGCATTTCGCCGCCGTCACCGGGCCGGGGACGTTCGTCAACCGGGTCGGCCGCGAGATCGGCGCCCGCTATACCGGGATCCCCCTCGCCGACCTCCTCGGGCCATGGCCCCCGGATACAGAGGTGGAGGCGGTGGCCGCAGACGGATACCGGATGCGTTACAGGTACGGCGACCTCGTGGAGCAGGACTGGATCTGGATCCTCGCCTTCAAGCAGGATGGCGTCTACCTCCCGTTCGACCCCGGCTACTTCCGCCTGGTCAAGGTGGGACCGGGAAACCCCCGGTTCGAGAGCGCCCGGTCGGCGCGGATGGTGATACGGGTGGAGGTGCACGGGACGTACGAGAGCTACACCCTCCGCCTCCAGGGCCAGGTGGAGCGGACGTTCACCCGGGCCGAGCTCGAGGCCGGGGTGGGCTGTCCCTGCCACGCCCGCACGGTGACGGCCACCCGCAACGGGGAGGCCCACGCCTATTCCGGCCTTCCGCTGTGGCGCCTCCTCGCCTACGTGGACGACGACCGGTTCCCGCCGGCCGAGCTCGGGATCCACTACGACGACGCCGACTTCAACGACGCGCTCGCCGCGGGCGGGTACACGGTGGAGATCCGGGCCGCGGACGGGTTCAGCCAGCGCATTCCCGTCCGGTACCTGGCTCGCGATGACCGGTACATCCTCGCCCTCCAGGTGGACGGGCGGTTCCTGGCCGCAGCCGATGGCGGGCCGCTCCTCCTGGTGTGGGACGATGCCGCCCCGGTTCCGGAGGGCCTGCGGAGGGTGAAGTGGGTGGCGGAGATCGTCATCCGGCCGGATTAG
- a CDS encoding ECF transporter S component, which translates to MGGGDRHPAGLGRLSVRDLVVVALLAAVGGALSAYVGYLGNLVNRFVGVPFGAGQILAGLHVVWPLLAAALVGRFGAATLTGLAKGAVEFLMGGTHGVVILLVSAVQGAFVDLGMSLDPRRRLWGFLLSGAVASASNVLVFQALYFSGVPVGYILIMAGLAAASGLVLGGWLAHDLLAALRRAGLAHAPHVQATGARAWLAGGLALVFLAGGVGYSLAVYRPLSPGAVQVEGRVERPFSFRYQDWAGQETTVRATLSGAVTYVPEQEYTGIPVEAILARAGPKPGAQVLIARARDGYQAEFPLAEVTADTRVLVVRDGSTLRLVAKGYPGSLWVRDLAALIVR; encoded by the coding sequence GTGGGTGGCGGAGATCGTCATCCGGCCGGATTAGGGCGCCTCTCCGTCCGTGATCTCGTGGTGGTGGCCCTGCTCGCCGCGGTGGGCGGGGCATTGTCCGCGTACGTCGGGTATCTGGGGAATCTGGTGAACCGGTTCGTGGGGGTGCCGTTCGGCGCGGGCCAGATCCTGGCGGGCTTGCACGTGGTGTGGCCGCTCCTCGCCGCGGCGCTGGTGGGGCGGTTCGGGGCGGCCACGTTGACCGGCCTCGCCAAGGGGGCGGTGGAGTTCCTCATGGGAGGGACCCACGGGGTCGTGATCCTGCTCGTGTCCGCGGTCCAGGGGGCGTTCGTGGATTTGGGGATGTCCCTCGACCCACGGCGGCGGTTGTGGGGGTTCCTCCTCTCGGGGGCGGTGGCCTCGGCGTCCAACGTGCTCGTGTTCCAGGCCCTGTACTTCTCTGGTGTCCCGGTGGGCTACATCTTGATCATGGCCGGGCTGGCCGCAGCCTCCGGCCTCGTGCTCGGCGGGTGGCTCGCCCATGACCTCTTGGCCGCGTTGCGCCGGGCCGGGTTGGCCCATGCTCCCCACGTCCAAGCCACCGGCGCCCGGGCCTGGCTGGCCGGGGGGCTGGCCCTGGTCTTCCTCGCCGGCGGCGTTGGCTACTCCCTCGCCGTGTACCGGCCGCTCTCTCCCGGTGCCGTACAGGTGGAGGGAAGGGTGGAGCGGCCGTTTTCCTTCCGCTACCAGGATTGGGCCGGACAGGAGACGACCGTCCGCGCGACCTTGAGCGGGGCGGTCACCTACGTCCCGGAGCAGGAGTACACCGGGATCCCGGTGGAGGCGATCCTCGCCCGGGCCGGCCCGAAGCCCGGGGCGCAGGTCCTGATCGCCCGCGCCCGCGACGGCTACCAGGCCGAGTTTCCCTTGGCCGAGGTGACCGCGGACACCCGCGTCCTGGTGGTGCGGGACGGCAGCACGCTCCGGTTGGTGGCCAAAGGGTATCCAGGATCCCTATGGGTCCGGGACCTGGCGGCGTTGATCGTGCGATGA